A part of Girardinichthys multiradiatus isolate DD_20200921_A chromosome 12, DD_fGirMul_XY1, whole genome shotgun sequence genomic DNA contains:
- the serinc5 gene encoding serine incorporator 5 isoform X1 has translation MDNSGAFTHSMRCNGVLACCCGSAACSCCCNCCPKIKQSTGTRFMYAFYFLLVTVICVIMMSPTVEQVIKDNVPFYSELCKQMNAGDNCKTLVGYSAVYKMCFGMACFFFFFFILTIRINNSTGCRAAIHNGFWLLKFVLLVGCCTGAFFIPREETFLEVWRYIGAFGGFIFLLIQLKLLVEFAHRWNINWSSGVEYNRMWYAALTLVILILFSIAVGAVIFMGVYYTHPEACLLNKIFLGINSSLCFIVSMLAISPYIQKLQPKSGLLQPGVISVYVMYLTFSAFSSKPKEMITVDGVNQTVCVFPFDSGSESDKKIVTSLGAVILFACIIYSCLTSTTKRSSAALRVYRNSEPETERARCCFCFGDDTEDFDEEKTTSGQSVVYDEQEGTIYGYSYFHFVFFLGSLYVMMTVTNWFHYDDHKIEKLLDGSWSVFWIKMASCWVCLFIYMMTLIAPMMCPKRFEA, from the exons CTGGCCTGTTGCTGCGGCTCTGCGGCCTGCTCGTGCTGCTGTAACTGCTGCCCGAAGATCAAACAGTCCACTGGGACCAGATTTATGTACGCCTTCTACTTCTTGCTGGTCACTGTCATCTGTGTCATCATGATGTCCCCCACCGTGGAGCAGGTCATTAAAGATAAT GTCCCCTTCTACAGCGAACTGTGTAAGCAGATGAATGCAGGGGACAACTGCAAGACTCTGGTGGGATACTCTGCTGTCTACAAGATGTGCTTTGGAATGGcctgcttcttctttttcttcttcatcctcaCCATTCGGATAAACAACAGCACAGGCTGCAGGGCGGCCATTCATAATGG ATTCTGGCTGCTGAAGTTTGTCCTGCTGGTTGGTTGTTGCACTGGAGCCTTCTTCATCCCACGGGAGGAAACCTTTCTGGAAG TTTGGCGCTACATTGGAGCTTTCGGTGGATTTATTTTCCTGCTGATCCAGCTCAAGCTGCTGGTGGAGTTTGCACACAGATGGAACATAAACTG GAGTTCAGGAGTGGAGTATAACCGTATGTGGTACGCAGCGTTGACCTTGGTCATCCTGATTCTGTTCAGCATCGCAGTGGGAGCTGTGATCTTTATGGGCGTGTACTACACTCACCCTGAGGCCTGTTTACTTAACAAGATCTTCCTGGGCATCAATAGCAGCCTTTGCTTTATTGTCTCCATGCTCGCCATCTCCCCCTACATACAGAAAT TGCAACCGAAATCCGGGCTTTTGCAGCCTGGGGTCATCAGCGTTTACGTCATGTACCTCACCTTCTCAGCTTTCTCCAGCAAACCAAAAGAAA TGATCACAGTAGATGGTGTAAACCAAACAGTCTGCGTGTTTCCCTTCGACTCGGGGTCAGAAAGCGACAAGAAGATCGTCACCTCTTTGGGAGCCGTGATCCTGTTTGCCTGCATCATTTACTCCTG TTTAACATCGACCACTAAGCGCAGCTCTGCTGCACTCAGAGTCTATAGGAACAGTGAGCCAGAAACTGAG AGAGCTCGCTGCTGTTTCTGCTTCGGAGACGACACAG AGGATTTTGACGAGGAGAAAACCACCTCGGGACAGAGCGTGGTGTACGATGAGCAAGAAGGAACCATCTATGGCTACTCCTACTTCCACTTTGTCTTCTTCCTGGGCTCTCTTTACGTTATGATGACTGTCACCAACTGGTTTCA TTATGACGACCATAAGATCGAGAAGCTGCTGGATGGGAGCTGGTCGGTGTTCTGGATTAAGATGGCATCCTGCTGGGTCTGCCTCTTCATCTACATGATGACCCTCATTGCTCCCATGATGTGTCCGAAGCGCTTCGAAGCTTAG
- the serinc5 gene encoding serine incorporator 5 isoform X2, whose protein sequence is MSTPCCVSQLACCCGSAACSCCCNCCPKIKQSTGTRFMYAFYFLLVTVICVIMMSPTVEQVIKDNVPFYSELCKQMNAGDNCKTLVGYSAVYKMCFGMACFFFFFFILTIRINNSTGCRAAIHNGFWLLKFVLLVGCCTGAFFIPREETFLEVWRYIGAFGGFIFLLIQLKLLVEFAHRWNINWSSGVEYNRMWYAALTLVILILFSIAVGAVIFMGVYYTHPEACLLNKIFLGINSSLCFIVSMLAISPYIQKLQPKSGLLQPGVISVYVMYLTFSAFSSKPKEMITVDGVNQTVCVFPFDSGSESDKKIVTSLGAVILFACIIYSCLTSTTKRSSAALRVYRNSEPETERARCCFCFGDDTEDFDEEKTTSGQSVVYDEQEGTIYGYSYFHFVFFLGSLYVMMTVTNWFHYDDHKIEKLLDGSWSVFWIKMASCWVCLFIYMMTLIAPMMCPKRFEA, encoded by the exons CTGGCCTGTTGCTGCGGCTCTGCGGCCTGCTCGTGCTGCTGTAACTGCTGCCCGAAGATCAAACAGTCCACTGGGACCAGATTTATGTACGCCTTCTACTTCTTGCTGGTCACTGTCATCTGTGTCATCATGATGTCCCCCACCGTGGAGCAGGTCATTAAAGATAAT GTCCCCTTCTACAGCGAACTGTGTAAGCAGATGAATGCAGGGGACAACTGCAAGACTCTGGTGGGATACTCTGCTGTCTACAAGATGTGCTTTGGAATGGcctgcttcttctttttcttcttcatcctcaCCATTCGGATAAACAACAGCACAGGCTGCAGGGCGGCCATTCATAATGG ATTCTGGCTGCTGAAGTTTGTCCTGCTGGTTGGTTGTTGCACTGGAGCCTTCTTCATCCCACGGGAGGAAACCTTTCTGGAAG TTTGGCGCTACATTGGAGCTTTCGGTGGATTTATTTTCCTGCTGATCCAGCTCAAGCTGCTGGTGGAGTTTGCACACAGATGGAACATAAACTG GAGTTCAGGAGTGGAGTATAACCGTATGTGGTACGCAGCGTTGACCTTGGTCATCCTGATTCTGTTCAGCATCGCAGTGGGAGCTGTGATCTTTATGGGCGTGTACTACACTCACCCTGAGGCCTGTTTACTTAACAAGATCTTCCTGGGCATCAATAGCAGCCTTTGCTTTATTGTCTCCATGCTCGCCATCTCCCCCTACATACAGAAAT TGCAACCGAAATCCGGGCTTTTGCAGCCTGGGGTCATCAGCGTTTACGTCATGTACCTCACCTTCTCAGCTTTCTCCAGCAAACCAAAAGAAA TGATCACAGTAGATGGTGTAAACCAAACAGTCTGCGTGTTTCCCTTCGACTCGGGGTCAGAAAGCGACAAGAAGATCGTCACCTCTTTGGGAGCCGTGATCCTGTTTGCCTGCATCATTTACTCCTG TTTAACATCGACCACTAAGCGCAGCTCTGCTGCACTCAGAGTCTATAGGAACAGTGAGCCAGAAACTGAG AGAGCTCGCTGCTGTTTCTGCTTCGGAGACGACACAG AGGATTTTGACGAGGAGAAAACCACCTCGGGACAGAGCGTGGTGTACGATGAGCAAGAAGGAACCATCTATGGCTACTCCTACTTCCACTTTGTCTTCTTCCTGGGCTCTCTTTACGTTATGATGACTGTCACCAACTGGTTTCA TTATGACGACCATAAGATCGAGAAGCTGCTGGATGGGAGCTGGTCGGTGTTCTGGATTAAGATGGCATCCTGCTGGGTCTGCCTCTTCATCTACATGATGACCCTCATTGCTCCCATGATGTGTCCGAAGCGCTTCGAAGCTTAG